One genomic window of Arachis stenosperma cultivar V10309 chromosome 10, arast.V10309.gnm1.PFL2, whole genome shotgun sequence includes the following:
- the LOC130957926 gene encoding protein MTL1-like, producing the protein MHSNNSSLAEKSFRIKHDERFFSKLMAKEEGSSSRIFYYGEKSVASVPFTWEAQPGTPKHPLSDSSLLPPLTPPPSFYSNNTPTSAKKKRRSYYSSKRVNDVISTIWLRLSSSKKAHHVSPSSSWSPSSSSSLSSSSWSFAYNNYNSSSSPSFSMRENHNNHGNNEGISSVSFSHSSSSSRSSIPTATIKSSSSTLKHNKCARGGFLIRGCYAFWNMKNATTV; encoded by the coding sequence atGCATTCAAATAATTCGTCATTAGCTGAAAAGTCCTTTAGAATAAAGCATGATGAAAGGTTCTTCTCAAAGCTTATGGCCAAAGAAGAAGGTTCTTCATCAAGAATTTTCTACTATGGAGAAAAATCAGTGGCTTCAGTTCCATTCACGTGGGAGGCACAACCTGGAACACCTAAACACCCTTTGTCTGATTCTTCTTTGTTGCCACCACTTACACCTCCACCCTCTTTTTATTCCAATAATACCCCTACTAGTgccaagaagaagaggaggagctACTACTCATCAAAGAGGGTCAATGATGTCATTTCAACTATTTGGTTAAGACTATCATCAAGTAAGAAAGCTCATCATGTGTCACCATCTTCATCTTGGTcaccatcatcttcttcttcattgtCTTCATCTTCTTGGTCATTTGCATATAacaattataattcatcatcttctccttcATTTTCCATGAGAGAAAATCATAATAATCATGGTAATAATGAGGGAATTAGTAGCGTCTCCTTCtcacactcatcatcatcatcaaggtcCTCTATTCCTACTGCTACTATTAaatcatcttcttctactttgaAGCATAATAAATGTGCACGTGGTGGTTTTCTTATTAGAGGGTGCTACGCTTTTTGGAACATGAAGAATGCAACTACCGTGTAA